Proteins from a single region of Chloroflexota bacterium:
- a CDS encoding TIGR01777 family protein: MYVIIMGGTGMLGRALTDALLMRQHTVSIFTREPERRRGLPPTVRLLQWTPQSPGAIAKHLREADVVVNLMGENIAASRWTPARKRALVASRVETGRVLASAIRLAQPRPKVLLQASAVGYYGDRGDDLVGESTPPGDDFLARLCVEWEASTATVEGLGVRRAVLRTGVVLSQEGGALPRLLWPLRLGLGGPLGTGRQWVPWIHIADHVGAMIFLMTHEKAEGVFNLVAPTPVTNAELTRALAQRLHRPAFFRVPAFMLRLLFGEMSSVLLASQRVLPNRLLDAGYAFRYPVLNAALDNLLAPRMA; the protein is encoded by the coding sequence ATGTATGTGATTATCATGGGCGGCACGGGTATGCTGGGGAGAGCATTGACAGATGCTCTGCTGATGCGGCAGCATACCGTTTCTATTTTCACGCGTGAGCCAGAGCGCCGACGCGGCCTGCCCCCGACGGTGCGCTTGTTGCAGTGGACGCCTCAGTCCCCCGGCGCGATAGCAAAGCACCTGCGGGAAGCCGACGTGGTGGTCAACCTGATGGGAGAGAACATTGCTGCCAGCCGTTGGACACCTGCTCGCAAACGCGCCCTGGTTGCCAGCCGGGTGGAAACTGGCCGGGTGCTGGCATCGGCCATTCGCCTGGCCCAGCCGCGTCCCAAGGTGCTGCTGCAGGCTTCTGCGGTGGGATATTACGGCGACCGGGGCGATGACCTGGTGGGCGAAAGCACGCCGCCCGGCGATGATTTCCTCGCTCGGCTGTGTGTTGAGTGGGAAGCCAGCACCGCCACGGTGGAAGGTTTGGGTGTCCGGCGAGCAGTGCTGCGCACCGGGGTGGTACTGAGCCAGGAAGGTGGTGCTTTGCCCCGCTTGTTGTGGCCTCTCCGCCTGGGGTTGGGAGGCCCTCTGGGCACCGGTCGCCAGTGGGTGCCGTGGATTCACATTGCCGACCACGTTGGCGCAATGATTTTTCTAATGACCCACGAGAAGGCGGAAGGCGTCTTCAACCTTGTGGCGCCGACACCGGTGACAAATGCCGAACTGACCCGCGCGCTGGCGCAGCGCCTGCACCGCCCGGCGTTCTTCCGTGTGCCGGCTTTTATGTTACGCCTGCTTTTCGGCGAAATGAGCAGTGTGTTGCTCGCCAGCCAGCGCGTGCTGCCTAACCGTTTGCTCGATGCTGGTTATGCTTTTCGTTACCCTGTGCTCAATGCGGCGCTGGATAATTTGCTCGCGCCGCGTATGGCTTGA
- a CDS encoding DUF3459 domain-containing protein, with protein sequence MTLPYWLPDAVFYQIFPDRFANGDPDNDPPNVALWGSQPTIWNFMGGDLRGILQHLDYLLDLGVNALYFNPIFHATSNHRYNTTDYYRIDPKLGTLADFHALLETCHANGIRVILDGVFNHTGRGFFAFNDILENGEHSPYKDWYLIHRFPVQAYGEGKAEDYEAWWGFRSLPKLNTTNPQVREFIFDVARYWLKQGIDGWRLDVPNEIDDDAFWQEFRHVVKTANPDACLVGEIWTADARWVQHFDGLMHYPLREAILGFVEGSLAAPAFASRLQEFLTLYGEHARGMYLPLGSHDTERLMTVLGGDEEKVRLALGLQFAYPGAPAVYYGDEIGLEGGKDPDNRRAFPWDEAQWRQGVRTWVQRLIAVRKRIPALRRGDFRLVEAKDGRQCVAFGRVLGAEAVLVVANASSVKRHCHLPVAALGWEDGRIVHDLLGHGEGVVAGDTLHWDILPRQVVWLA encoded by the coding sequence ATGACCCTGCCTTATTGGCTTCCCGATGCCGTCTTTTACCAGATTTTCCCCGACCGTTTTGCCAACGGCGACCCCGACAACGACCCGCCCAACGTCGCCCTCTGGGGCAGCCAGCCGACAATCTGGAATTTTATGGGCGGCGATTTGCGGGGCATCCTTCAGCACCTGGATTACTTGCTTGACCTGGGCGTCAACGCGCTTTATTTCAACCCCATTTTCCATGCGACCAGCAACCATCGCTACAACACCACCGATTATTACCGCATTGACCCCAAATTGGGCACCCTGGCCGATTTCCATGCCTTGCTGGAAACCTGCCACGCGAACGGCATTCGTGTGATTCTGGACGGCGTTTTCAACCATACCGGCCGCGGCTTTTTTGCTTTCAACGACATTTTGGAGAACGGCGAGCATTCCCCTTACAAGGACTGGTATCTCATCCACCGTTTCCCGGTGCAGGCTTACGGCGAAGGGAAAGCCGAGGATTACGAGGCGTGGTGGGGTTTCCGGAGCCTGCCTAAGTTGAACACCACGAACCCCCAGGTGCGGGAATTCATCTTTGACGTCGCGCGTTACTGGCTGAAGCAGGGCATTGACGGTTGGCGGCTGGATGTGCCCAATGAAATTGATGATGATGCCTTTTGGCAGGAATTTCGCCACGTGGTGAAAACCGCTAATCCTGACGCTTGCCTGGTGGGAGAAATCTGGACGGCTGATGCCCGCTGGGTGCAGCATTTCGATGGACTGATGCATTACCCCCTGCGGGAAGCCATTTTGGGCTTCGTCGAAGGCAGCCTCGCGGCCCCTGCTTTTGCTTCCCGCTTGCAGGAATTCCTCACCCTTTACGGCGAACATGCCAGGGGCATGTATTTGCCGTTAGGTTCTCACGATACTGAGCGGTTGATGACCGTGCTGGGCGGCGACGAAGAGAAGGTGCGGCTGGCGTTGGGGCTTCAGTTTGCTTACCCTGGGGCGCCGGCCGTTTACTACGGCGATGAAATTGGCCTGGAAGGTGGCAAAGACCCTGACAACCGCCGCGCTTTCCCCTGGGATGAAGCGCAATGGCGGCAGGGGGTGCGCACCTGGGTGCAGCGGCTGATTGCGGTGCGCAAGCGCATCCCGGCGTTGCGGCGGGGGGATTTTCGGCTGGTGGAAGCGAAAGACGGTCGTCAGTGTGTGGCTTTTGGCCGCGTGTTAGGGGCCGAAGCCGTGCTGGTGGTTGCCAATGCCTCGTCGGTCAAACGACATTGCCATTTGCCAGTGGCTGCGTTGGGGTGGGAAGACGGGCGCATCGTGCACGATTTGTTGGGGCACGGCGAGGGTGTGGTGGCTGGTGACACGCTCCACTGGGATATTTTGCCGCGCCAGGTGGTGTGGTTGGCCTGA
- a CDS encoding quinate 5-dehydrogenase yields the protein MKTRHAVSISLGSSKRDKKVTVQFGDTTVVIERIGTDGDVEAAKRLYRELDGKVDAFGMGGVDMYLRVDGHKYPLRAAFKLIEDVKQTPVVDGQGLKHTLERRVFELAAPQLREPLHFKTAFMPLALDRVGLAQAVDEVADEVIFGDFMVGLGLPIPIRGLKTYIRLLKTLLPVVGFFPMSMLFYGSDGVENEPKYEKYWQQADLIACDFMFMKKYMPPHMLKGKTLVANTTTAENVAFLKEHGVRLLITTTPRYDGRSFGTNMMEAALTAYAGKGRPLTLEELNALIDELDLRPTVLYLSP from the coding sequence ATGAAAACCCGTCACGCTGTCAGCATCAGTTTGGGAAGCTCCAAGCGCGACAAAAAAGTCACGGTGCAGTTTGGCGATACTACCGTGGTGATCGAGCGCATTGGCACCGATGGTGATGTGGAAGCCGCCAAACGGCTTTATCGTGAACTGGATGGCAAAGTCGATGCCTTTGGGATGGGCGGCGTGGATATGTATCTGCGCGTCGACGGCCATAAATATCCTTTGCGGGCGGCTTTTAAACTCATCGAAGATGTGAAACAAACCCCTGTGGTGGATGGGCAGGGGTTGAAGCACACGCTGGAGCGGCGGGTGTTCGAACTGGCAGCCCCGCAATTACGAGAGCCGTTGCATTTCAAAACGGCCTTTATGCCTTTGGCGCTTGACCGCGTGGGTCTGGCCCAGGCAGTGGACGAGGTGGCCGATGAGGTTATCTTCGGCGATTTCATGGTGGGCCTGGGGTTGCCTATCCCCATCCGTGGGCTGAAAACTTACATTCGGTTGCTGAAGACTTTGCTGCCCGTGGTGGGCTTTTTCCCGATGAGCATGTTGTTTTACGGCAGCGACGGTGTGGAAAACGAGCCGAAATACGAGAAATACTGGCAGCAGGCCGACCTGATTGCCTGTGATTTTATGTTCATGAAGAAATATATGCCGCCTCACATGTTGAAAGGCAAAACGCTGGTGGCCAATACCACGACGGCAGAAAACGTGGCTTTTTTGAAAGAACACGGCGTGCGCTTGCTGATTACCACCACACCGCGCTATGATGGGCGCTCTTTTGGTACTAACATGATGGAAGCCGCTCTGACCGCCTACGCGGGCAAAGGCAGGCCGTTGACGTTGGAAGAACTCAATGCTCTGATCGATGAACTCGATTTGCGCCCCACGGTGTTGTATTTGAGCCCCTGA
- a CDS encoding HD-GYP domain-containing protein, with product MQQRPGDERSRASVFGRATWCVWAWITEGVSFAVSLRHKKRKVAVLPLKAGWSRTMNREKRWQSSREVYATFAAAGLADREERWAASGREAVGRPPYPLSARGAAPGRWGDHEPRADHHLGGWCRVLCQRDMATYAHSERVARWSVRLGRVLGLQGSALRYLRWGALLHDIGKMHVPAAILNKRGPLTVEEWGVVRQHPRWGYQLLSGVPGIPDEVLEVVLYHHEHWDGGGYPQGLIGRDIPLLARIVGVVDTWDALVSVRSYHAPLPVAQARDYLLAQAGTSLDPTIAATFVRLLGRESRLAREENLRMPPALQRTGQGWGVLQWARALQRRAARWFAPAFGEGGKYAQENA from the coding sequence ATGCAACAGAGGCCCGGAGACGAGCGTTCCCGGGCCTCTGTTTTTGGGCGCGCGACGTGGTGTGTTTGGGCTTGGATAACGGAGGGCGTATCTTTTGCGGTGTCTTTGCGTCATAAGAAGCGAAAGGTAGCCGTGTTGCCATTAAAGGCGGGATGGAGCAGGACGATGAACAGGGAAAAGCGTTGGCAAAGTTCCCGTGAAGTTTATGCGACGTTTGCCGCAGCAGGGTTGGCCGACCGTGAGGAGCGGTGGGCGGCAAGCGGGCGCGAGGCTGTGGGAAGGCCGCCCTATCCCTTGTCTGCAAGGGGCGCGGCACCTGGAAGGTGGGGAGATCATGAGCCTCGCGCTGACCATCATTTGGGCGGATGGTGCCGGGTGCTATGCCAGCGCGACATGGCCACTTATGCCCATAGTGAGCGGGTAGCGCGATGGTCCGTACGGCTGGGACGTGTTTTGGGCTTGCAGGGGAGTGCTTTGCGATATCTGCGCTGGGGCGCGCTGTTGCACGATATTGGCAAAATGCATGTGCCTGCAGCGATTTTGAACAAGCGCGGCCCCTTGACGGTGGAAGAGTGGGGCGTTGTGCGCCAGCATCCTCGCTGGGGATATCAATTGCTGTCCGGAGTGCCAGGGATTCCTGATGAGGTGTTGGAAGTGGTGTTGTATCATCATGAGCACTGGGATGGGGGAGGGTATCCGCAGGGGCTGATCGGCCGGGATATTCCGCTGTTGGCCCGCATTGTGGGCGTGGTTGATACGTGGGACGCTCTGGTTTCGGTGCGTTCTTATCATGCTCCTTTGCCCGTGGCGCAGGCGCGTGATTATTTGCTTGCGCAGGCGGGCACGTCGCTTGACCCGACGATCGCGGCGACGTTTGTCCGTCTTCTTGGCAGGGAAAGCCGCTTAGCGAGGGAAGAAAACCTCCGAATGCCCCCTGCGCTGCAACGAACCGGGCAGGGCTGGGGTGTGCTGCAATGGGCGCGGGCTCTGCAGCGGCGGGCGGCGCGGTGGTTTGCTCCTGCTTTTGGGGAAGGGGGAAAGTACGCTCAAGAAAATGCCTGA
- a CDS encoding DsbA family protein, whose protein sequence is MAALTKARAETWYTAIFSVGRAGQAARRRFWTKSPFYGIINANPFLRGGQHMAAKRSKRAKSRRQRLERQRRERIITMVVIAGLILLVGGLFLLTSSSKSTATPTPAATDIMMPPSHPHPHANMNVVGDPNAPVTIIEYSDFQCPFCGRFARETEPLILQNYVVPGKVRLVYRTFGDWIGPESLLAAEAAYCAGDQGKFWDFHDILFYNQHGENEGAFSRPRIETMAKMLGLNMDQFNQCLDSHKYQKQAMQDLQDGKAAGVKGTPSFVIIAPDGSQQFIEGALPYARFQEAIDAALAKQPSK, encoded by the coding sequence ATGGCGGCGCTTACCAAGGCACGTGCTGAAACCTGGTACACAGCCATCTTTTCCGTCGGGCGGGCAGGCCAAGCCGCCCGACGCCGTTTTTGGACAAAAAGCCCTTTCTATGGCATAATCAACGCAAACCCATTCCTGCGAGGAGGCCAACACATGGCTGCCAAACGCTCAAAACGCGCGAAAAGCCGCCGCCAGCGGCTGGAACGTCAGCGCCGCGAACGCATCATCACCATGGTGGTAATTGCCGGGCTTATCTTGCTCGTCGGTGGGCTTTTCCTGCTTACCTCCTCTTCCAAGTCCACCGCCACACCCACCCCGGCAGCCACCGACATCATGATGCCGCCCTCTCACCCCCACCCGCACGCCAACATGAATGTCGTGGGGGATCCCAACGCACCGGTAACCATCATCGAATATTCCGACTTCCAGTGCCCCTTCTGCGGCCGTTTTGCCCGGGAAACCGAACCGCTCATCTTGCAAAACTACGTGGTGCCTGGCAAAGTGCGCCTGGTGTATCGCACCTTTGGCGACTGGATTGGCCCCGAATCGCTGCTGGCCGCCGAAGCCGCCTACTGCGCTGGCGACCAGGGCAAGTTCTGGGATTTCCACGACATTCTCTTCTACAACCAACACGGCGAAAACGAGGGCGCCTTTAGCCGCCCGCGCATTGAAACCATGGCTAAAATGCTGGGCCTGAATATGGACCAGTTCAACCAATGCCTCGACAGCCACAAATACCAAAAGCAGGCCATGCAAGATTTGCAAGATGGCAAAGCCGCAGGGGTCAAAGGCACGCCTTCCTTCGTCATCATTGCCCCCGACGGCAGCCAGCAGTTCATCGAAGGCGCCTTGCCTTACGCCCGTTTCCAGGAAGCCATTGATGCCGCGCTGGCCAAGCAACCTTCAAAATAA
- a CDS encoding SDR family oxidoreductase: MDLGLKGKKAFVAGSSKGLGLAIATALAQEGCAVAINGRNFERLKEAERRIREASHNAVAIVPITGDLADPETPRTVIERAATALQGLDLLVTNTGGPPAGAFEAFDDAAWESAVNTLLLAHVRLIRAALPFLRQSTAPSVLTLTSYSVKQPIPNLVLSNSIRAATVNLTKTLALELAKENIRFNSILPGWTKTERVTELLAARAQQNGRTLNDELQAVVKGIPLGRMAEPEEFAKAAVFLLSPAASYITGVALTVDGGAYQGTC; encoded by the coding sequence ATGGACCTGGGCTTGAAAGGTAAAAAAGCCTTCGTCGCCGGTTCCAGCAAAGGGCTGGGGCTGGCCATTGCCACGGCATTGGCGCAAGAAGGCTGCGCTGTGGCAATCAACGGCCGCAACTTCGAGCGCCTGAAAGAAGCCGAGCGACGCATTCGGGAAGCCAGCCACAACGCGGTGGCTATTGTGCCCATCACGGGCGACCTGGCCGACCCCGAAACGCCGCGCACGGTCATCGAACGGGCCGCCACTGCCCTGCAAGGGCTGGATTTGCTCGTCACTAACACCGGCGGGCCGCCGGCAGGCGCTTTTGAGGCCTTCGACGATGCAGCCTGGGAAAGCGCGGTCAACACCCTGCTGCTGGCGCACGTGCGGCTCATTCGGGCAGCGTTGCCGTTTTTGCGCCAATCGACCGCCCCCAGCGTGCTGACGCTCACTTCCTATTCGGTCAAACAACCCATCCCCAACCTGGTGCTTTCCAACAGCATTCGCGCTGCCACAGTCAACCTGACCAAAACCTTAGCCCTGGAACTGGCCAAAGAAAACATCCGCTTCAACAGCATCCTGCCGGGGTGGACGAAAACCGAGCGGGTCACCGAACTGCTGGCTGCCCGCGCCCAGCAAAACGGCCGGACGCTGAACGACGAACTGCAAGCCGTGGTGAAAGGCATTCCGCTGGGGCGCATGGCCGAGCCAGAGGAGTTTGCCAAAGCGGCGGTCTTCCTGCTTTCCCCCGCGGCCTCATACATTACCGGTGTGGCGCTGACCGTGGATGGCGGCGCTTACCAAGGCACGTGCTGA
- the tatC gene encoding twin-arginine translocase subunit TatC, whose protein sequence is MSLFRRLFRFLTAPFRAWRWAALQLYRARQTVVRFLTEEPEERPLGDALEEVVQSPAALLPHIAALRRHILRAFLGFLVATVAAFIYTPRFLDFLARPIGGMSHLQAIEVTEPIGVFMRVALLLGFAVSLPYTYLELFLFIAPGLRPRARRIGLLGFPLVLLFFVGGMAFAYYAMLPTALPFLLNFMGIHTVPRPDSYIRFVTALLFWTGLSFEFPLVIYLLAAFGVVRASMLWKHWREAVVAIAVVAAVITPTVDPINMLLVMAPLTVLYFLGAVLAKFAERSRPPVQTTTRPDD, encoded by the coding sequence ATGTCCCTCTTTCGCCGCCTTTTCCGTTTTCTTACCGCCCCGTTCCGCGCCTGGCGATGGGCCGCGTTGCAACTGTATCGCGCCCGTCAGACGGTGGTGCGGTTTCTTACTGAGGAGCCGGAGGAGCGCCCGCTGGGCGATGCATTGGAAGAAGTTGTGCAATCCCCCGCGGCGCTGTTGCCCCACATCGCGGCTTTGCGCCGCCATATTTTGCGGGCCTTTCTGGGCTTTTTGGTCGCCACGGTGGCGGCTTTTATCTACACCCCCCGCTTTCTCGACTTTCTGGCACGCCCGATTGGCGGCATGAGCCACTTGCAGGCCATCGAGGTCACCGAACCCATCGGGGTTTTCATGCGGGTGGCGTTGTTGCTGGGCTTTGCCGTTTCTTTGCCTTATACTTATCTGGAACTCTTTCTTTTCATTGCCCCTGGCTTGCGGCCGCGTGCGCGCCGTATCGGGCTGTTGGGCTTCCCGCTGGTGTTGTTGTTCTTTGTGGGCGGGATGGCGTTTGCTTACTATGCCATGCTGCCCACGGCACTGCCGTTTTTGCTCAACTTCATGGGCATTCACACCGTGCCGCGGCCCGATTCTTACATTCGCTTTGTGACCGCGCTGCTGTTTTGGACTGGCCTTTCGTTTGAATTTCCCCTTGTGATTTACTTGCTGGCAGCGTTTGGGGTGGTGCGCGCTTCGATGCTGTGGAAGCATTGGCGGGAAGCCGTGGTGGCGATTGCTGTGGTGGCTGCTGTCATCACACCCACGGTAGACCCCATCAACATGCTGCTGGTGATGGCGCCGTTGACGGTGCTTTACTTCCTGGGTGCCGTTCTGGCGAAATTTGCCGAGCGCTCTCGCCCGCCTGTCCAAACGACCACCCGACCTGACGACTAA
- a CDS encoding TlyA family RNA methyltransferase: MPKKPRLDALLVTRGLVESRTQAQRLIMAGQVRVNDQVALKPGQRVDADARLEVAQPPRFVSRGGEKLAAALEAFPIAVGGKVCADVGASTGGFTDCLLQHGAARVYALDVGKGQLHWKLRNDPRVVVMEGTNARYVERLPEPVALVTIDASFISLRVLLPVVRGWFPEAVHAEGGERGDVVALIKPQFEAGRQEAARGRGVIRDPEVHRRVLQTVLAFAQTQGYGVRGLARSPVRGPKGNVEFLAWLKVGGLPATEDALAVWIEACVKG, translated from the coding sequence ATGCCGAAGAAACCGCGTTTGGATGCTTTGCTCGTGACCCGTGGCCTGGTGGAAAGCCGCACCCAGGCCCAGCGCCTGATCATGGCCGGGCAGGTGCGGGTGAACGACCAAGTCGCCCTCAAGCCCGGCCAGCGGGTTGATGCCGATGCCCGTCTCGAGGTGGCCCAGCCGCCTCGTTTTGTCTCGCGTGGGGGGGAGAAACTGGCCGCCGCGCTGGAGGCTTTCCCCATTGCGGTGGGGGGAAAGGTGTGTGCCGATGTGGGGGCTTCGACGGGCGGCTTTACCGATTGCCTGTTGCAGCACGGCGCGGCGCGGGTGTATGCCCTCGATGTGGGGAAGGGCCAGTTGCACTGGAAACTGCGCAATGACCCGCGTGTGGTGGTGATGGAAGGGACCAACGCCCGCTATGTCGAACGCTTGCCTGAGCCGGTGGCGTTGGTTACCATTGATGCCTCGTTTATCTCTTTGCGGGTGCTGCTGCCGGTGGTGCGTGGCTGGTTCCCGGAAGCCGTACATGCTGAGGGAGGCGAGCGCGGCGACGTCGTGGCGCTCATCAAGCCCCAGTTCGAGGCGGGTCGGCAGGAAGCCGCGCGCGGCCGGGGGGTCATCCGGGACCCGGAGGTGCATCGCCGGGTGTTGCAGACCGTCCTGGCGTTTGCCCAAACACAGGGGTACGGGGTGCGCGGTTTGGCGCGTTCCCCTGTTCGCGGCCCTAAAGGGAATGTGGAATTTCTGGCCTGGCTGAAGGTTGGGGGGCTTCCCGCCACGGAAGATGCCCTCGCGGTGTGGATCGAAGCCTGCGTGAAGGGGTAA
- a CDS encoding transcriptional repressor — MSASSAEERIARWHSALQACGYRLTPARQAVLRVLAESDRALDATQIFDLARRQVPRLGLVTVYRTLETLQALGLVQRVHCNAQCTSYVAAEPGHQHLLVCHRCGRVWYFSGDDLGELMQAVAGESGFVVEDHWLQLVGLCADCQRAVRAEEDARKTSVCREAKQ; from the coding sequence ATGAGCGCCTCTTCCGCTGAGGAACGGATTGCGCGCTGGCATTCAGCGCTTCAGGCGTGCGGTTATCGCCTGACACCCGCCCGCCAGGCTGTGCTGCGCGTGCTGGCCGAGAGCGACCGCGCGTTAGACGCTACCCAGATTTTCGACCTGGCCCGTCGGCAAGTGCCCAGGCTGGGGCTGGTCACCGTGTATCGCACGTTGGAGACCCTTCAGGCATTAGGGTTGGTGCAACGGGTGCATTGCAACGCGCAGTGCACTTCTTACGTGGCCGCTGAGCCGGGGCATCAGCATTTGCTGGTGTGCCATCGGTGTGGCCGGGTGTGGTATTTCAGCGGCGATGATTTGGGCGAGTTGATGCAAGCGGTGGCGGGTGAGAGTGGCTTTGTGGTTGAAGACCATTGGTTGCAGTTGGTAGGGTTGTGCGCCGATTGTCAGCGTGCTGTTCGGGCTGAAGAGGACGCACGAAAAACTTCCGTGTGTCGGGAGGCAAAGCAATGA
- a CDS encoding zinc ABC transporter substrate-binding protein, giving the protein MSRVFRIARLTWAKAKGQRGPEKQARRWQGLGAKMFPWKGGLHFVGGVLLVALLAGCGSAATPATSSGKMLVAASIPPIADMVRQVGGDQVEVLTMVPPGASPHTYEPTPEQMRRLASARILFLNGVGLEFWADKAVQAVGNPRLQVVVLSEGMEILQSGPHATGNPHLWLSPQRVMKYVARIRDALIAADPAHEAVYRANAKAYLAQLQQLDADIRRAVAGFHSREMVTFHASWVYFIHDYGLHQAAVLEATPGQEPSAAEVAKIVEIIKATGAPAVFAEPQFSPRAAQVIAQEAGVPVLTLDPLGGLPPRETYIKLMRWNLQQLQKGLGGTP; this is encoded by the coding sequence ATGAGCAGGGTTTTTCGTATAGCCAGGTTAACTTGGGCAAAGGCAAAGGGGCAGCGTGGGCCTGAAAAGCAAGCCCGCCGGTGGCAGGGGCTTGGAGCCAAAATGTTCCCCTGGAAGGGTGGTTTGCATTTTGTTGGAGGTGTGTTGTTGGTTGCCCTGCTGGCAGGGTGTGGCAGTGCTGCGACGCCTGCCACGTCGTCGGGCAAAATGCTGGTAGCGGCATCCATTCCACCGATTGCCGATATGGTGCGCCAGGTGGGCGGCGACCAGGTTGAAGTGCTGACAATGGTGCCGCCCGGGGCCAGCCCGCACACTTACGAGCCCACGCCCGAGCAGATGCGTCGCCTGGCTTCGGCGCGCATCCTCTTCCTCAACGGCGTGGGGCTGGAATTTTGGGCCGATAAGGCCGTGCAGGCCGTCGGGAATCCCCGCCTGCAGGTGGTGGTGCTTTCCGAGGGCATGGAGATTCTTCAAAGCGGCCCCCATGCCACGGGGAACCCCCACCTCTGGCTCAGCCCCCAGCGGGTGATGAAATATGTGGCCCGGATTCGCGATGCGCTGATTGCCGCCGACCCCGCGCACGAGGCCGTCTATCGGGCCAACGCCAAAGCCTATCTGGCGCAGTTACAGCAACTCGACGCCGATATCCGCCGGGCCGTGGCGGGCTTCCACAGCCGCGAAATGGTCACTTTTCACGCTTCGTGGGTTTACTTTATCCACGATTATGGCTTGCATCAGGCGGCGGTGCTGGAAGCCACGCCGGGCCAGGAGCCTTCTGCTGCCGAGGTGGCGAAAATTGTGGAAATTATCAAGGCGACCGGCGCGCCAGCGGTATTTGCCGAGCCTCAGTTTTCTCCGCGGGCAGCCCAGGTCATTGCTCAGGAAGCCGGTGTGCCGGTGCTCACCCTTGACCCCCTGGGCGGTTTGCCTCCGCGTGAGACCTACATCAAACTCATGCGTTGGAATTTGCAGCAACTTCAAAAGGGGTTAGGAGGCACGCCGTGA
- a CDS encoding metal ABC transporter ATP-binding protein, protein MSERPPIIQLKGVTVAYGAVQALEDVNLTVPEGAFLAIIGPNGAGKTTLVRTILGLVKPVRGEVLVFGRPATALGRLRRQIGYVPQMHAVDLRFPVRVEDVVMMGRYARLGLFRRPGKADRAAVERAMARVGVADLRHRPLGDLSGGQRQRVFLARALATEPRLLVLDEPTTGVDAHTSRSLYELLRDFQQEGITVLMVSHDIGVVSQYVDGVACVNRRLVAHGRPEVVLTDTTLSEMYGCQAMFFHHGKAPHMVVRMEEQER, encoded by the coding sequence GTGAGCGAGAGGCCGCCGATTATTCAACTGAAAGGCGTGACGGTTGCTTATGGCGCGGTGCAGGCGCTGGAAGACGTCAACCTGACCGTGCCGGAGGGGGCTTTTCTGGCGATCATTGGCCCCAACGGCGCGGGAAAGACCACCCTGGTGCGGACGATTCTGGGGCTGGTCAAACCCGTGCGGGGGGAGGTGCTGGTGTTTGGCAGGCCGGCTACGGCTTTGGGGCGGTTGCGCCGCCAGATTGGCTATGTGCCGCAGATGCATGCGGTGGATTTGCGCTTCCCGGTGCGGGTGGAAGACGTGGTGATGATGGGACGGTACGCGCGGCTCGGGCTGTTCCGGCGGCCGGGCAAGGCTGACCGCGCGGCCGTTGAGCGGGCGATGGCCCGCGTGGGGGTGGCCGACCTGCGTCACCGCCCCCTGGGTGATCTTTCCGGCGGGCAGCGGCAACGGGTTTTCCTGGCTCGCGCCCTGGCAACCGAACCGCGCCTTTTGGTGTTGGATGAGCCGACCACCGGGGTGGATGCGCATACCTCTCGCTCGCTGTACGAACTGCTGCGCGATTTTCAGCAAGAGGGCATCACCGTGTTGATGGTTTCTCATGATATTGGGGTGGTTTCCCAGTATGTTGATGGCGTCGCGTGCGTCAACCGGCGGTTGGTGGCGCACGGGCGGCCTGAGGTGGTGTTGACAGATACCACCCTCAGCGAAATGTACGGTTGTCAGGCGATGTTTTTCCACCACGGCAAGGCGCCGCACATGGTGGTGCGCATGGAGGAGCAAGAGCGATGA